The following are from one region of the Trichoderma breve strain T069 chromosome 5, whole genome shotgun sequence genome:
- a CDS encoding choline/ethanolamine kinase domain-containing protein → MDDEAVRTPPASGTLKAVQIADPVPEDYIEDDSHHGKQRRPAAPARRLSGRLSATASPAIRPVDDTALSSHHHSHTHRRNHQSERILAQVGEWLERERQKAVARKQKPRRRKSKSPPSDQAQAEAGAASTAPIPPTRERSNSTSSQSSDISFDGLQHILESSMASMGLTTLPKYSPRVGPKHRRPGSRSALHRTASSDTDYVDGDAIVPSCDAWLDNSKTMSYTGGASTSTDDVSAQATKAEKEKEAWTVFKNEILRIAHTLRLKGWRRIPLGSGESMAVERLSGALTNAVYVVTPPADLPQADGRKPPTKVLLRVYGPQVEHLIDRENELQVLQRLARKKIGPRLLGTFKNGRFEQFFNAITLTPLNLREPETSRQIAKRMRELHDGVEVLLHERENGPGVWKNWDQWLDNVGRITSFLDKELEKTPEAERRNSIAHAWKLNGYVCGVPWEQFKEVVIKYRAHLNHCYKGHRAIKDRLVFAHNDTQYGNILRIRPDDEKSPLLQPANKHKQLVVIDFEYAAPNTAGLEFANHFTEWMYNYHDPVIPFACHADRYPSLEEQKRFIRAYVDHRPQFPQASSTPRLTPLDTPSAAATPSLLPTTSSSSIVDFMLDARYPGGDWGAVEKAREEQAEQQVRELIEEARLWQPANSAQWIAWGIVQAKVPGLDGTPVEEEPGADEFDYLSYAQDRAMFFWGDVVQLGLVKLEELPEALRARIKLVKYL, encoded by the exons ATGGACGACGAAGCGGTGCGAACTCCGCCTGCCAGCGGCACTCTGAAAG CCGTGCAGATTGCCGATCCTGTCCCCGAGGACTATATCGAAGACGATTCGCACCATGGCAAGCAACGCCGTCCAGCGGCTCCCGCTCGCCGATTGAGCGGCAGGCTGTCTGCAACTGCTTCGCCAGCGATTCGACCTGTGGACGATACAGCTCTCTCGTCTCACCATCATAGTCATACCCACCGTCGAAACCACCAGAGCGAGAGGATTCTGGCCCAAGTTGGAGAATGGCTGGAGCGAGAGCGCCAGAAGGCAGTGGCTAGGAAACAGAAGCCTCGTCGGCGCAAGTCCAAGTCTCCCCCGTCCGACCAGGCGCAAGCCGAGGCCGGTGCAGCTTCTACGGCTCCTATCCCCCCTACACGCGAAAGATCGAATTCCACAAGCTCGCAATCCAGCGACATCTCATTCGATGGCTTGCAGCATATTCTGGAGAGTTCCATGGCTTCCATGGGCCTTACCACGCTTCCAAAGTACAGCCCGCGAGTTGGCCCCAAGCACCGACGACCAGGTTCGCGCTCGGCTCTTCATCGTACTGCTTCTTCGGATACCGATTatgttgatggtgacgcCATCGTACCTAGCTGTGATGCTTGGCTGGACAATTCCAAGACAATGAGCTACACTGGCGgagccagcaccagcacgGATGATGTCTCAGCTcaggccaccaaggccgaaaaggagaaggaagcaTGGACTGTTTTCAAGAACGAGATTCTACGCATAGCCCATACTCTGAGGCTTAAAGGATGGCGCCGTATCCCCCTTGGTAGCGGCGAATCCATGGCTGTTGAGCGATTGAGCGGCGCATTGACCAACGCCGTATATGTCGTCACTCCCCCGGCTGATCTGCCCCAGGCCGACGGCAGGAAGCCACCGACAAAGGTGCTGCTTCGCGTGTATGGACCGCAAGTGGAGCATCTTATCGACCGAGAGAATGAGCTCCAGGTGCTGCAGCGACTCGCGCGCAAGAAGATTGGCCCGCGACTTCTAGGAACCTTCAAGAATGGACGTTTCGAGCAGTTCTTCAATGCCATCACGCTCACTCCGCTGAACCTGCGAGAGCCTGAAACCTCGAGACAGATTGCGAAGCGTATGAGAGAACTGCACGATGGCGTTGAAGTGCTGTTGCACGAGCGTGAGAATGGGCCTGGTGTGTGGAAGAACTGGGATCAGTGGCTGGATAACGTCGGCCGCATCACTAGTTTCttggacaaggagctggagaagacaCCAGAGGCCGAGAGGAGAAACTCAATTGCCCATGCCTGGAAACTCAACGGTTATGTGTGTGGTGTTCCCTGGGAGCAGTTTAAAGAGGTGGTGATCAAGTACAGGGCCCATCTGAACCACTGCTACAAGGGTCACCGGGCCATCAAGGACAGGCTTGTGTTTGCGCACAACGAT ACTCAATACGGCAACATTCTTAGGATTCGTCCTGATGACGAAAAGTCGCCGCTTCTGCAGCCCGCAAACAAGCACAAACAACTTGTCGTCATTGACTTTGAATACGCAGCTCCCAACACCGCCGGACTCGAGTTTGCCAACCATTTCACGGAATGGATGTACAACTACCACGATCCAGTGATTCCCTTTGCCTGCCACGCCGACCGTTACCCAAGCCTCGAGGAGCAGAAGCGCTTCATCAGGGCATACGTGGACCATCGCCCGCAGTTCCCGCAGGCCAGCTCGACGCCCCGACTGACCCCGCTTGATACTCCCAGCGCCGCAGCTACGCCATCGCTTCTACCGACGacgtccagcagctccatTGTCGACTTTATGCTGGATGCTCGCTACCCTGGTGGTGACTGGGGCGCGGTCGAAAAGGCGCGCGAGGAACAGGCCGAGCAGCAGGTGCGAGAGCTCATCGAGGAAGCTCGGCTCTGGCAGCCGGCGAACAGCGCCCAGTGGATTGCATGGGGTATTGTGCAAGCCAAGGTACCGGGTCTGGATGGGACCCCTGTTGAGGAGGAACCTGGCGCGGACGAATTCGACTACTTGAGCTATGCCCAGGACCGGGCCATGTTTTTCTGGGGAGATGTTGTGCAGCTAGGACTTGTTAAGCTGGAGGAGTTGCCGGAGGCACTGCGGGCGAGGATCAAGCTTGTCAAGTACCTTTAA
- a CDS encoding protein kinase domain-containing protein, with the protein MSYEDKYETLEKIGHGSFGIIRKVRRKADGFIMCRKEISYLRMSQKEREQLHAEFQILSHLRHPHIVAYYHREHLKASQDLHLYMEYCGNGDLGRVIKDLQLKGQRAQESFVWSIFSQLVLALYRCHYGIDPPEVGGNVLGAAAGMAPKTPAGAITILHRDLKPENIFLGEDNSVKLGDFGLSKMIKSQDFASTYVGTPFYMSPEICAAEKYTLKSDIWSLGCIIYELCAREPPFNAKSHYQLVQKIKDGKINPLPDMYSPELNQVIKDCLKVNPDRRPDTAQLLNLPVVRLMRKEKEVVDLNKALKAREEILREKETELNLRLVNLDKDKHLIREELDASIRREWEVKARLEIDRHISIEVEKLKKQFDEEVRKHVERELQSRRKRTPSPPTRQVQVQVPVQADSPPAKSEHAHTSSADGSGDEFPSTTDITELSYSNESPDISKEIKRTARTPYTRAQTFAGQVSTPMDIEMTSPGAMAIATLSLSPRRHGNTKARTHQGNIFIANATTTSNPEKWEREGASLDSDDEDITPPSPTRHRSSRNPFTSKNRPILSLSSQKTSSVAARIRTSGASSSGFVSKQAAVPPAQTSSRTRSPASRLTKIPSVANLGLQNTVSETNTPSPISSSSSSSLLGHSRKLSSRKDASDTLSKATKSNLKGRTLVELQQARAGGRPMSVSSAPVGENVSPKRSRTSTYRERVVNSGYAEPVAVWNPDVDEMPSPFLDRRRIARV; encoded by the exons ATGTCGTACGAGGACAAGTACGAGacgctggagaagattg GCCATGGCTCCTTTGGCATCATCCGCAAAGTCCGCCGCAAGGCCGACGGCTTCATCATGTGCCGCAAGGAAATCTCGTACCTTCGCATGTCGCAAAAGGAGCGCGAGCAGCTCCACGCCGAGTTCCAGATCCTGTCCCATCTCCGACACCCGCACATCGTCGCATACTACCACCGCGAGCACCTCAAGGCGAGCCAGGACCTGCATCTATACATGGAATACTGCGGCAACGGCGACCTGGGCCGCGTCATCAAGGACCTGCAGTTGAAGGGCCAGAGAGCCCAGGAGAGCTTCGTCTGGAGCATCTTTAGCCAGCTGGTTCTGGCCCTGTATCGCTGTCATTACGGCATCGACCCTCCGGAGGTCGGCGGCAATGTCTTGGGCGCAGCGGCCGGAATGGCTCCCAAGACACCAGCCGGAGCTATAACGATTCTACACCGAGACTTGAAACCTGAAAATA TCTTCCTCGGTGAGGACAATTCCGTCAAGCTGGGCGACTTTGGCTTGTCCAAGATGATCAAGTCGCAAGATTTCGCTTCCACCTACGTCGGTACTCCGTTCTACATGTCGCCCGAGATTTGCGCCGCCGAAAAATACACACTCAAGTCCGATATTTGGTCGCTGGGGTGCATCATCTACGAGCTCTGCGCTCGCGAGCCGCCCTTCAACGCAAAGTCGCACTACCAGCTGGTCCAGAAGATCAAAGACGGCAAAATCAACCCCCTGCCGGACATGTACTCCCCCGAACTCAACCAAGTCATCAAGGACTGCCTCAAAGTCAACCCGGATAGGAGACCGGATACTGCGCAGCTGCTTAACTTGCCGGTTGTGCGGCTCATGCGgaaggagaaagaggtgGTTGACCTGAACAAGGCGCTCAAGGCGCGCGAGGAGATTCTTCGCGAAAAAGAGACGGAGCTGAACTTGAGACTAGTGAacctggacaaggacaagcaCCTGATACGAGAGGAGCTTGATGCGTCTATCCGAAGAGAGTGGGAAGTCAAGGCCCGGCTAGAAATCGACCGCCACATTAGTATCGAGgtggagaagctcaagaagcagtttgatgaagaagtcaGGAAGCAcgtggagagagagctgcagaGCCGCCGTAAGAGGACTCCGTCGCCGCCGACAAGACAAGTTCAAGTTCAGGTTCCAGTCCAGGCCGATTCTCCCCCTGCAAAATCGGAACACGCGCACACGTCCTCTGCTGATGGAAGCGGCGACGAGTTCCCTTCCACCACCGATATCACCGAGCTCTCTTACTCAAATGAGAGCCCCGACATCAGCAAGGAAATCAAGCGGACGGCACGGACGCCATATACCAGAGCGCAGACGTTCGCCGGCCAAGTGAGCACCCCTATGGACATTGAGATGACTTCACCcggcgccatggccatcGCAACGCTATCACTATCCCCACGCCGCCACGGAAACACGAAGGCGCGAACGCATCAAGGTAATATCTTTATTGCGAatgcgacgacgacatccaATCCCGAGAAgtgggagagagagggcgcCAGCCTGGATTcggacgacgaagacatCACGCCGCCCTCTCCGACGCGACACCGGTCCTCTAGGAATCCCTTTACCAGCAAGAACCGGCCGATCCTCAGTTTGAGCTCACAGAAGACATCAAGTGTTGCCGCCCGCATTAGGACCAGCGGCGCCAGCTCGAGCGGCTTCGTGTCCAAGCAGGCTGCTGTGCCACCGGCGCAGACGAGCAGCCGTACGCGCTCTCCAGCCAGCCGGTTGACTAAGATTCCCTCCGTTGCCAACCTGGGGCTGCAAAATACGGTCAGCGAGACTAACACTCCCTCGCCGAtatcgtcatcctcgtcatcctcgttgTTGGGCCATTCCCGCAAGTTGTCCTCTAGGAAGGACGCATCCGATACGCTCAGCAAGGCGACTAAGAGCAACCTTAAGGGCCGGACGCTCGTCGAATTGCAGCAGGCACGCGCAGGAGGCCGGCCCATGAGCGTCTCGAGCGCGCCGGTGGGCGAGAATGTGAGTCCTAAGAGATCCAGAACCTCGACATACCGGGAGCGCGTGGTCAACTCCGGATACGCCGAGCCGGTGGCCGTGTGGAACCCGGATGTGGATGAGATGCCGAGTCCGTTCCTGGACCGGCGCCGCATTGCGAGGGTTTAG
- a CDS encoding BTB/POZ domain-containing protein — protein sequence MVLGKHELEGKLGEESLLIKSGVLRDENPLDTSAEFHDFLLACRRGDLRKCQELIGMGVNINGKDKFDYTPLIIASLCGHYELVQLLLESGALAERNTFQGERCIYNALNDRIRNLLLQYDFSKSSDPYVYWSSHISTLLGRPAPNTTDISLDAETKSFNLHKFLLASRTPYFRRKLEAAPETASWKVSSTIPVEAFQIAVRYIYLGEVPRDLAPSGSTATEEEVAKGLDKISKLLEIEQLWEAILVGNDRRLARQRYQDEVERALNQLGNFFQESVLAHKMVVDTDRVDEVRWKHDNSIFADILLRADEAVSEESDGPADPTSGYTTAAGIPIGPSSSSSQANGAKKARKSVLYPAHKAMLIRSEYFDKMFSGDFVESQKSEHLHVITVDCTPAVLELILSFLYTENAPCPLEHALDLLYAADMLFLDSLKNKAAIAISTLGSGTANALIDRTHNITTEGNATTTEESVEVVEVEPINIYDVIHAAWDLRVQRLEEFAARYLAQRLEDYIDEPDFHELIRESADRITKREETDTIELLDDIRYYLSERFRLRFEDAGLEEMMDEDGEISAQMVAALANGSADVVDDTVAAAAAVAEFDLKESEANGVKKSENGEVEGGNEAVRTLDGETAEDEFASDAINYQILLQKIDAMLERLKLDA from the exons ATGGTGCTGGGAAAGCATGAGCTCGAGGGCAAGCTGGGCGAGGAGAGCCTCCTGATCAAGAGCGGCGTGCTGCGGGATGAGAACCCGCTCGACACGAGTGCAGAGTTTCATGATTTCCTGCTGGCGTGCCGCCGGGGCGATTTGCGCAAGTGCCAGGAGCTCATTGGCATGGGcgtcaacatcaacggcAAGGACAAGTTTGATTACACGCCCTTGATCATT GCCAGTTTGTGTGGACATTATGAGCTGGTTCAGCTGTTGCTAGAATCCG GCGCCCTCGCCGAGAGAAACACATTCCAGGGAGAGCGCTGCATATACAACGCCCTCAACGACAGAATCCGcaacctgctgctgcagtATGACTTTTCCAAGAGCTCAGATCCCTACGTCTACTGGTCATCACACATTTCTACCCTGTTGGGCCGTCCGGCTCCGAACACGACGGACATCTCGCTGGATGCCGAGACCAAGTCTTTCAACCTGCACAAGTTCCTGCTCGCATCCAGGACGCCCTACTTTCGCAGGAAACTCGAGGCAGCTCCAGAAACAGCATCATGGAAAGTATCGTCGACTATTCCCGTAGAGGCATTCCAGATTGCCGTTCGGTATATCTACCTGGGAGAAGTACCGAGGGATCTTGCTCCTTCAGGTAGCACAGCAaccgaggaggaggttgcCAAGGGCCTGGACAAGATAAGCAAGCTGCTCGAGATTGAACAGCTATGGGAGGCCATCCTGGTGGGAAACGACCGTCGATTGGCACGGCAGCGGTATCAAGACGAGGTCGAGAGAGCGTTAAACCAGCTGGGCAACTTTTTCCAAGAGAGCGTCTTGGCGCACAAGATGGTCGTCGACACAGACCGCGTCGACGAAGTCCGGTGGAAGCACGACAACTCCATCTTCGCAGACATTCTCCTGCGAGCAGACGAAGCCGTCAGCGAAGAATCTGATGGCCCTGCCGACCCAACCTCCGGAtacaccaccgccgccgGCATCCCCATCGggccctcctcttcctcctcccagGCCAACGGCgcgaagaaggcgaggaaaTCCGTCCTGTATCCCGCCCACAAGGCCATGCTCATCCGCAGCGAGTACTTTGACAAGATGTTCTCGGGCGACTTTGTCGAGTCGCAAAAGTCGGAACATTTGCATGTTATTACCGTCGACTGCACGCCCGCCGTGCTCGAGCTCATCCTATCTTTCCTCTACACCGAAAACGCCCCGTGTCCGCTCGAGCACGCGCTCGACCTGCTCTACGCCGCCGACATGCTCTTCCTCGACAGTCTCAAGAACAAggccgccatcgccatcagcaCTCTCGGCAGCGGCACTGCAAACGCCCTCATCGACCGCACACacaacatcaccaccgaAGGAAacgcaacaacaacagagGAATCAGTAGAAGTCGTCGAAGTAGAGCCCATCAACATCTACGACGTCATCCACGCAGCGTGGGATCTGCGCGTCCAGCGCCTCGAAGAGTTCGCCGCGCGGTACCTCGCCCAGCGCCTGGAGGACTACATCGACGAGCCCGACTTCCACGAGCTCATCCGCGAGAGCGCAGACCGCATCACCAAGCGTGAGGAAACAGATACCATCGAGCTGCTCGACGACATAAGGTATTACCTCTCCGAGCGCTTCCGGCTGCGCTTCGAAGACGCCgggctggaggagatgatggacgaGGACGGCGAGATTAGTGCCCAGATGGTGGCTGCGCTGGCGAACGGCTCGGCGGACGTCGTTGATGAcactgttgctgctgctgccgccgttgctGAGTTTGACTTGAAGGAGAGTGAGGCTAATGGAGTGAAGAAGAGTGAAAATGGCGAGGTTGAAGGAGGAAACGAAGCGGTGCGGACGTTGGACGGGGAGACGGCCGAGGATGAGTTTGCTTCGGATGCCATCAATTACCAGATTTTGCTGCAAAAGATTGATGCCATGTTGGAAAGATTGAAACTGGATGCATGA